agatttaattttattaaataactcATTTTCTCTTATTGAACTTATtgtttctcctttattttttagAGAAGCGGTTTCAATTTGTAATAATACTTTTGCTGCTTGTGAACCTCCCATTACAGCCAATTCGGCACTTGGCCATGCAAAAATAAGTCTAGGATCATAGGCTTTACCACACATGGCATAGTTTCCGGCACCATAAGAATTTCCTATTAATACTGTGAATTTTGGTACAATCGAATTGCTTACAGCATTTACCATTTTTGCTCCATCTTTAATAATACCGCCATGTTCACTTTTACTTCCCACCATAAAACCTGTTACATCTTGTAAAAATACGAGAGGAATTTTTTTTTGATTGCAATTGGCAATAAACCGAGTTGCTTTGTCTGCACTATCAGAATAAATAACACCGCCAAATTGCATTTctcctttttttgttttaactaCTTTTCTTTGATTAGCAATAATGCCTACTGCCCAACCATCTATTCTGGCATAACCAGTAATAATTGTTTGTCCATATTTCTCTTTATACGCTTCAAAATCACTATTATCTACCAGTCGTTTTATAATTTCCATCATATCATATTGATCCGTTCGTGATTTTGGCAAAATACCATAAATCTCTTCTTccttaaataaagttttttgaGGTTTTATACGATTGTAACCTGCTTTATCATAAGCTCCAACtttatctattatatttttgattttatctaatgcatctttatcattttttgcTTTATAATCTGTTACTCCCGAAATCTCACAATGTGTTGTTGCTCCGCCTAATGTTTCATTATCTATACTTTCTCCAATAGCTGCTTTTACCAAATAGCTTCCTGCTAAAAAAATACTTCCTGTTTTATCTACAATAAGTGCTT
This Vigna radiata var. radiata cultivar VC1973A unplaced genomic scaffold, Vradiata_ver6 scaffold_2548, whole genome shotgun sequence DNA region includes the following protein-coding sequences:
- the LOC106780469 gene encoding probable methylcrotonoyl-CoA carboxylase beta chain, mitochondrial — protein: MSSMGIIQIAAVMGSCVAGGAYLPIMSDEALIVDKTGSIFLAGSYLVKAAIGESIDNETLGGATTHCEISGEEEIYGILPKSRTDQYDMMEIIKRLVDNSDFEAYKEKYGQTIITGYARIDGWAVGIIANQRKVVKTKKGEMQFGGVIYSDSADKATRFIANCNQKKIPLVFLQDVTGFMVGSKSEHGGIIKDGAKMVNAVSNSIVPKFTVLIGNSYGAGNYAMCGKAYDPRLIFAWPSAELAVMGGSQAAK